The Montipora foliosa isolate CH-2021 chromosome 6, ASM3666993v2, whole genome shotgun sequence genome includes the window ctgcctagtttatccaactgactttccattattgagctccataagggtatcttttgtttaaggatccactaaaacgccattcgcgttacatgactttcgacgccattgcaggctaagttaatgattctactgtgtccaccagagaaatctacgcagttccactaccctctcgatcctaagaaaatacacgtagaaggctctatgtacaaagacaccacttaccaggggagtgacaggcaagacttttaccgacacggaaaaaaaaaactaaaaaaaagagaaaaaagaaaacaaacaaagaaaacgcagacctcgactggttttgccataggcaacccagtaataagtaCGGTATGTTATTAACTTAATTCGGGATAATAAAGATCGCTTTCCCGATGAAAGTTTTCTGATTCATTGTCTGAATCTATAATTGCGTGTCAGTTATTATAACATTTGCATTTTAAGGCTTTAtagtgaaacaaaacaaagattctAAAGATCTGATTCAAAGATGTCGTTCAATCAGGTTTAGTAGTAGCCGTTGAGCGACTGAGCTCTCCGGATCACAAGTCGACATGGATATGTATATGGATGTTCTGCGCAAGCACCGCGTGTTACCGTTCGTGCGCGCGCGTTTCCTCGGCATTCCGAATCACCAATAAATCCCCGAATTATTTCGACTTGTTGCAAAGAGCCCCAATGTAAAGATGTCCAGGTATAAACGAGCGTAATTCTCGACTCCTTTTACAGCAAAATGTatgaaatgggtttatcaactgtgtcgatatggtaaattgaccaccgtaaagaGCATTAGTTCTAAACTCAATATCGGAAATTGTGTTTAAAAGGAATTCTATGGGTCTTAATGATGTGCATCCGACCAGTCTGAATTGACCGGTGCCCTCGAAATGGCTGAAGCTATCAGACAGGAAGTTAAAGGATTGTGTCAGAGAAATGCTATCGTTGCTCACATCCTGGAAGACGACAAGGCAGCAGAGTACAAAACTGACTACAAACGTCTCTTGACCAGTGAGACAAAAGAACGTCCCACCTCACGCGTCTCATTACAAGCCACAAAACTGGGTTCAAGAGCGGTATCACGCGCAACGAGTGAGTCCTCGAGAGGATTCGATCCCATACTCGCGGGATATCACGCGCAAGAGAGGATGTCCAGAGCACCCACACCCGGTGAGCTCGTCATCAAAAGGTCCTTCCTCCCGATGGATTTGAACAGCACATCCTCAGAGAACAGTGACAGAGTGAACATGAAGAAATGGGAAGATCTGTCCGATGACTCTGAGGATGAAATAGACCATAATGAAGAGCACACAGAAACAGAGAATCCTGGAGAAGATGGTACTTTGCTGAAAGCACCGAAAGAAAAAAGCGAATCCGCTTTGCGGGTTCCTGTAACTTACCCGACAAAACCGGACTCTTCAGAAGATCAAGCGGTCGCGCTTCCTTTTGGCGATAGTGAAGAAAACAAAGATCAAAATGACACAGAGCTTTTGAAACTTGCTGACGAAATCAGTGAGCGGACCATTTCATCACCTAATCTTTCAGATACCGAAAAGTTTGATGAGGGCGAGGCGTACGTTGACCCGAAAACACCTGAAGCTCCCTAAACCCACAAACGAATGAACAAATGAAAGAACGTCTATAAGTGtacagataaaaaaaattaaaatttattctCCTTTTCGTGCATGGGGTCATCGTATGTGTTTGTACAATTAAAAGCAAGTTGAGTGGTGCCTGAAAGAAataattctttaaaaaaaaacaactaactATTAAAAATGAATTGAGAGTCATCTATAGCCTTTCATGTCTTTTGCCTTATTAACCAAGTGTTACGAAACAGCACCAGGAATTTAAAGCTCGGAATGTACATTTGACATGGaacgctttccttttgtcagaactggccggtgCACCCGTCTGTTTGCAAAGAAATGCAACGGTtctgaaggaacacttgcaccATAATCCCTCGCAATCTTCCGGAAGAGTATATAGCATACTCGAAGTACGTTAAtctgaaggcgttgtagagttagtccttgcAAATGGCAGGTCACTCTGGCCAGTTAGTTAGGTCAAATAGAAAGCGCCCATAGTTTGATGTAACCCTTTTCTGGAGAATTACGAATTTAACTGAAAAGTAACAATTCGAAGACCTAACCCTTTTCTGGAGAATTACGAATTTAACTGAAAAGTAACAATTCGAAGACCTAACGTTTTGACGCTCCTGTCTAGTGCCTTTATCAGAGTGATCTAAATTGTCGCAGAGTCCTTTTATATGATAACCTATTAGCCAAAAAAGGCAAGGGTgtgttcattttctttttgtaagatGCAAAAAGGTGTCAGGTATAGCAGGCTGCCATCATCACAGTTCTAAGGAGCGTGGTGGCATTGTTTATGTCTGATTGTcaccaatctcgtccccagagtccacttttcttttgatGGTCAGAACCAAGAACCCGGACTCAGGCCACTTCAAATTTATGCGCactcgtagtgaaggtccagtTTTGGAACCGTTGACAActactgttgtttcaaatttctgagcgtgcgtagacgagccggaagtccgtgatttgcggacttcctggcttggaagtggccagagtccgtgttctcgGTACTatgcaaaagaaaagcggactgcGGAGACGAGATTGATTGTCACTGGGTGCAGTGACACCTTCCACAttctcacttatgtccagaaatgcaagaaattagacgcaagcccaattttgatatacaacacaaagtgtcccttcaAGTCTAAGCATTCCCcacctatttctaacaataaggtttGAGTAAAGGAAAGCGATTTTTTTAGGTCAaagtaaatgcagcagtttatccttTCTTGAGGAGTAGCatttggggacactttgtgacgttaattgtttgtattccttgacacaagtgatgttgaagttatgGCAAATCCAAGTGCCTCTAATTACTTGAATTTTTGGACTATCTGTCCACATTGGGGTTTTGTAAACGGACAACATTATAATCATAACATCCACTCAAACCACTTCTCCCTATTTGGTGAAAGTAAACTGATTTCCTAGTTCGAAATAAGTTTGAAGATGAAATCAAAGAAAGCACGAGAGGCTCAACAAAAGGATAAACGTTTTTAATCGGGTTCCTGTGTTAAAAAAGGACCTTGAAATTTCACGCGtctgaaacaaattttaaactACACAGATCTtgtttaaaacttctttttcatGGTCATGATTGAAAAAGGTGTCAACATCTTCATCAGAGGAAATCAGTCATACCATATGTACCATATAGAAGACATTCTTTTGGGAAAATAAGAACCAATTAAaaaactactgtaaataccatttttatcagaacctatttagcctaacttggaaaaatctaggttcttatatgtgggtgtttactgtaccCTGTACAGTACTCGTTCCCGTAAAGGATCGGGAGGGAATATTGTGTTTTCCGTTGCGCATCAACGTAGAAAAACACGAAATTTTAGAATTAGCAATTTTTCAGCTAAGATTTTGCCCAATCCCCACCCCCTCCTGTCGCTGAACTGAATGTCTATGTTTTGTTCCTACGCATCTAATTCCCTGGAGTTCCCTTTCCAGTACTCTCCCAATAAAATGTAAGCAAAAAGCGCGTGAGGTTTCAGTGGATGTTATCGTGTGCTTTCCGTTGTAAACCGAAAAATCGACTTAGAAAAAAAGAACGCAATTTTTGACACGACATTTCGAAGGGCTGCATTCTCGAAATTGTTGTAAAGGAGATGGTAAATAGTTGGATAAatgaatataattattttttcacgACAACTGAAATATAAATCCCTTCATTTAACAGAAGCTTACTTTAATAACTTATGATATTTCACTGAGTATGCTACGGTACTTAGGTCTTCTTTCTTTCAAGGTGTTCGTTAAACGTAATTTCACAGCCATCTTGcaccatttgttgtaaaattctgGCAATATTCCGAGCATCATCCATACCGCTATGCGGCCTTCCTTCAAAAGTCATACCAAGATTGTTTACCATGTCCTGGAGAGTTCCTCCTTGCGTTTTGTAAAAATTTCTGTACAATTTTCTAAGATTGATCCATTTCCTGGCATATGTACTTGGGCACAGGGATTAAACAGAGATTGCACCGGATCAAGAAAAAGCGACTCATGTCCCACGGACTAGAAAGTAAAACAAGCTGCGACTTAATAATCAAAAACCTTTCATGAATGAAGATTACTATAATTGGAGCTAGGGTTTCCAGATTCGTGTTACATAGATGAATTTCTCCCAGTGGACGTTTCGATCACATGAAGTTGCCTTTTACAAAATAGTGACTCAGCCACATGACCACGTTGGTTATGTGTCAGTGGACTGAACAAAACGGGTAAGCGCCTCCTCCTCAGCTATCTACGGTAGGCAACATTTTTGTAATAACTTCTCAGCTAAAACTCATAAGCTGCTCTATCCCCTAAAATGCGTACGAATTGGAATACTTAAAGATTTCCTATTTAAGTGGCTGGAGCGCTACGGCTGGGGCACCAGGAAAGTTGCCTTTGAAAAAGTACCGCAAACTCAAATTGTTTTATAtcactgttgtttgtaaaaTGGTTGTACCTTGGGACAAGTTCCTTGCAAGATTTACATACTGAAGTCGATTTAATTTAGTAAAACATGAAAAGGAAAATATGGGATATATTTGGACAAGCGGTCGAGTGAGcgacaataatgatgatgatgatgatgataataacaactttatttaagtgtcaatggatttagcgctagagcactaattggggaaactaatgaaattaactcaaatcaaaattcaatattggtttttgaggagaggggaaaccggagaacccggagaaaaacctctcgcagaagacatggttacccccagcatttcgtcggtacccatttatacacctgggtggagagaggcaccgtgagagtaaagtgtcttgcccaagaacacaacacaatgtccccagccaggacccgaacccgtaccactcgatccggagttgagcactctaaccatgaggccaccgcgcctcccacatatGTGTGATGgttcttatttaaaattacagttttaaaccattgactcctaggagtgagacatGATAGATTTGCTCTGTCAAACGATTTTACCAATGGAGGGTGACAGGAGTCAATAAGTTAGCAACCTCTGCATCCACTAAAAAACCGCTATCGATCTCacacaaaagttttttttcagcccacttcacggaccgttgatttcagtctgcggttaaaaaaattatattctgATCAAGTGATAATgtttttgtggctctgcggcTTCGATAATACCGACCACGTGGCGCTATTCCTTTGTCAGTTCCCATggccgaaaaaagaaaaaaaatgaagaaaagttacCACCTGCTTCTTATTTCCTCGGACAAAGCTATTAATGGGTTATCCGTAATAGCTTCGGCCGGTTTTACTCGCCGTCAACATCGTTTCGCGATTTTCTCTTTGGTGAGAGTAACAGAAAATGGCGTCATGAGATCGGTATTTTCCTaaccgcagagccacaaaaaaatgttatcacatgatcagaattttttaaccgcagactgaaatcaacggtccgtgaagtgggctgaaaaaaGCCGTTGTCCACAaacgtctgagatcgatagtatTTCCCCTTTAATGGGAAAtgatacagtacatgtatattgaaaAGTACAGTGGCGAGACCACTCGCCACCCaacaatgtggcccaggtttaaTTCCCGGACCCAGAAGCCACAAgggggttgagtttgtgttggttctctactctgctcctaGGGTTTTTCTCCCGGTTCTCCAGTTTTCCaccctcagcaaaaaccagcatgtaCAGCttattccagctggctgtaaacTGTGCTCCAATGTCGTATACAACATGGACCATGCAGTGGCACTGAGCCTCAGGTGCCATAGTATGCTTTTGGCTTGACCTTGTTGAGCCGCATTGTCATTATTAGAGATAAGGAGGTAGAACGTGTAAGGTGCTAGACTTGCAATGTATTGGAATTTCTGATTTGAAGTCCTGCTCTGACCATTGAATAAAGTTGTTTCAGATAGTCGCAAGTTCAACTTCTCAATTACGCATGCccctttcagggatgtttcctagttgtctaagctctaaagattttgttcaaactcatgaagtacaatgtagcatgcatgtgcGAAATGTCTCAAGGttagatcagttttgcaatatgcactgtgttgtctgaactgatccttgtaaaatttttgtagtttatTGTCGATTGTTAACTatggaaaaaaaaggatttactttctgaaaaaaaaaaaacatcagtgacgtctcttgatcaggttaggatctgatgaatttttattttaaaaggcaagcaaatcaaggggcaaattaattttctctgagctgtttaatgtcattaagtgggctttccaaggtgaagcacttttttgcctgctctctgtacatcatacatacatacgttatatacatatatacaagTTACGAAGCAACTTCGTAACTTAtatctctcgagccaacagcgcatccctgccccacaggaggatcacaaatggattcacagtccaagcctcggcgaaatgtcattaattaatgaagttttgaaaggaccaaggacggacaacccctggaagacatttttcattgggagaaaaactttttatgccctgagcgggatttgaacccacgtccccctgattaccggttgggtgtgatcaccactacactatcagagcaaccatgctggctacatggccaatctggatagcgaatgggaattacgtggtcatcccgggcccatgtttttcctcaactagatgacgctggatcaaccagaacgatgatttacaggcggacgagagagaagaggacaatttgtatgCACGTTAcgaaggtctctcgagccaacagcgcatccctgccccccaggaggatcacaaatggattccagattggccatgtagccagcatagttgctctgatagtgtagtggtgatcacacccaaccggtaatcagggggacgtgggttcaaatcccgctcagggcataaaaagctTTTCTCCCAATcaaaaatgtcttccaggggttgtccgtccttggtacTTTCAAAacttcatatatatatacatacatcaTACATCATGTCACTGTACTAAGTTTTTCCGATCTGTGAAAGTCTGTGTTTAAGTTCTGTTCAATCTCCATCGCTTGCAAACATGTTTTTGACACTGTCCCTTGCAATTTCCTTGCTGGAAATGTTTTGTAAAAGCTTCCCTTGAAAATATCAGCACAttgttcaggggcacccaacatcAATTTTCGGGAAATAtttgttcggaagacgatttgagatctagaattttcggaacatttgttgtaaaatttcttgcttgcctgcctctcctaggattttcgaacatctaaaacatggaataattgcccattttggacggatttttacccaaaaaaggtcacctagaatttgcgggagccttttttctggctgaaattttcgaaaaggtaagttttgatccctataattttcagatcactagactttcagccgaacagataaaaaaaaattaggggataaaaatatgcctgtatctaccgtttaaatactaaaatacgtttaacaatgcaatgtttaagtggttttgaactatattctcgttgggtgcccctgattgtTTATGATCTagataatataaaaaaataattgttgacCCACCGAGAGTCCAAGCCAAGTTCATCGAGCCCGCGTTTGACTTCAGATTTCTTCATGTTATTGATCGTTCCATTCGCATTTGAAATTTCCTTGTACATTGGATTATCAAATTAAGACATGGTGATTTGCTTTGTTGTGTGCTTTCATTTTCGTCGTCTTCGAGAACAATCGAAAATGACAGTCTTGTTTCCATATCAAAGTGCCCTTAGACGTGAGGGGcctggaacaacaaaactgaaacaacccaaacccacACAAAATGGCTAACACCTTgggcctaaacattatctaaagcaatctaaagcatattgtttaggcctaaggttagcatttttgtgaaggtttaattgggttgtttcagctattgtacccttcacCTCATACCGCCACCCCAGGCCCCTTACGTCCAAGGgtactttgagatatggaaacaagtctttaacTTCCGGTGGGGCtaccttccgccattttggtttcttttgaGAGCCAACCGCTGGACCGCAAAACCGTTAGAAATACAAAAACCGGAAATTAATCTCTTTTCCGGAAGGGCTGCAGCAAATTCAGAGTCGGTTATAacgtaacctgcgatcaggctctattttagtttcgcgtggtacgtaatgtggagttggcgaaacgaaaaatagagcctgaccaaattcctcttcgaaattccttccgcctactttttttgattgattgacatgtccttcatcggccaatcaaatttacttccattacaccaatacacgcgtggacagCAGATTCACGCTAGTTTGTTTTGACCacagttaattaccgtgggaggaatattataaacgaattcgaaagttaccgttggctttataatttgagaaaaacatgaGGAATGTtctcgacgactatattgcggcaaaggctgGTGTAATTtttcctccgaacttcactgaatatgcaatcttttaagcttgacatcttacaGTGAGGGcactcgaaccatgaacacttgatacttttttgtacatttttttagtgactatagaatgtgggcttgtccttttgacaagagtatttaatgtttttacacttacaaaatgctatacatgtaacactatacatcataagaagagcctttatttcttTGTCGTCAAAAAAAACAAGgtacacaaaaatgtcaagtgttcacggtttgagtgtccttactgtaatttgtaattgagataacctagcattctgtcgttggacggtttggcaatagatttttaaagaaaaaaaagagaaatgcattattcctttaacgtgctcgcccatgaaggtttctttggtgattttttcgggtaatatcttcagttgcagtgtatttcttgaattgcgcgcagtaaaatcatgataagtttggccgttaattttttgatggagtacgaacagtaagatggactcgcgaagtttcttttgtttttgtacaattggtctctctggaaacatgccattttagtttctggagtgcgagttttaagttaaatcaactggaaatattatgaagcaaccttgactccaaattgtgcaaacaaaccgtgtcatgtacagtaggTAAATAatgccgtttgatacacagatgttcaaaacatgcattcgtgtaacttgcgattttatcagcatctcctcctgtggatatatgtcctttgtctcatccaggaaaccaatatgcatcgggtTTCATTGCCATtcgaaagaaccagctatttagctttcaaaacatcagggaagtttgtgccaacttaagtactttcaaccacatggccacagagctcgacaacggaatcgttaatttcactctttccagagattcaaacctgattctggacaagttatgagatgtttcagatggcatatctccatttatacaaataaaatcaagttgcaccgtccacggcattgtaagaacaaaaggcagcaaattttttcgtacacttatgttatggcggattagtctcgaggacttcgcgagagctccgcgcaatcacgatggcattttcacttccggcgtttcaacagccaatcacatcacgagtttggtcggccaaaatttggccgaccgtccggaattcttgagagactctTGGTCacgcccaattttagcgagcgacgacataagagaacatatgggcgaagctaaaaatgggcctgatcgcaggttagttaTAACGGAGTCCGTGAAGGATGGGAAGCCATTTCTCCATATCGCGTATTTTGTTGGTGCTAATGTTTACTGTTTTGTTGTTAAATACGTTTTCCGCGAGAGGCTACTCTACTTTCCCAAGGAGATTCTCGAAAACGAGTTCCAAGGTCCATCGTCACCAAACACTGGCAGCTTTCAGAGATGGCCAAGAAAGATCAAAGAACTGGGGTGAGTCCGCATAGATATGCTCACAATGCGATTATCTGGGactcctctttaaaaaaaaaaaacagaagtcaAGTTTAAGTCAAATGCTTGCAACCGAAAACGTTACAGTGACAATAACTTTGAAGAAATGAGATGATTGTCGCGCTGACTGTATCTTGGTTTACGTTTTTCTAAGAATCACTGTTAAAATATGAAAACGCTACCAACAACCGGAGTATATTTCACAATTGGCTGAGATCTTTTTGACTCTAGATTCTCCCCTGATCTCTTTTTGAGATTTGATGTATGGCAGTGCTAACAGTTGACTTTGCCAAGAGAAACTTTTCACTTTCGGCCAACTCGGTGTTTCCAAGAACTTTTCGGTGTCGTCTTGTTTTAAACGGAAAGCACGGCtgagaaaaagtttctctgaatcaaaagttctttacctgtatacagtattgtcatacttgaccactcatttgggcttaatgtgtttaaatagccaacaataacgcttgAGATTTGAGTATGAAGTGAATGTCACCAAGATCAATTTTGAtatatacctgaagatcccgcttgaagACCTCTttggtaaaatgacagacccgaacagacaatatGGCAGTCAGGTTTTCATGTTTGAGAAATccatccacgttttattttcgcTGGCCAAGTTGTCTTTAAATCTTCATTTTTGCGGTGGAAGCTTcgggtttttttaaatttttatattGGTTCTCAAGTCTAGACATGAGTCATCCCCGTTGAAAGCGAACTTGAGCAGATCAAAACACACTCCAACAGCAGtaattgttgctgtgaaaaagaattACAGTATGatgtgtattgagcaacatctgaaggtgtcgtcggcttattctaaaatatatagatatagccaagcctaaaagtggagctccctggTTGTTTGttgggttagtgaaaataaacaggttttcgaattgtccgcgttttggtgtttccggttactgcttaCTGTGATTAATTTCTTCGCTTTATTtcgaagaaaaattcattgcctccctagctagtgaattccacggtaaatttcacgcaaaaaaccgatatcacatgaatcacgaagcgaaatttactttggaattcaccaatttggcaatgaatttttcttgaatcgcatgcatgagttttaaagaaaacaactaGCAAAAGTCATCCTTAGCGAGCGAAGGGAAAAGGAAAGTAGCCaacgaataggaatcacgctaaaattagaaaccgtcAGGAAAcattgtcagttcaaggtcaaaaaagtgTTCTACTGCTGTACTTTATTCCagtttatctctgaaaacgagattaTTCACATTTTTGAGGTATTTCAtcgaaacacgccagcttggcatGGAACAAGGATCGGcgaaatacggcaatgcaaaccaagaaaggacgaacttcaaacaagatccgctccaacaaatGCCTGTAGGAgctttaaacaaaaacaaacttctgaaaacacaagctagtgatatttctccttaatcaTTACGTGTTTGTAATGGAAAATCGATAAATTTACAAACGCTGTAAATCAAAATTTACACTATGTAAATTCAATTTACATCTTTTGTATAATGCAATTTACATGATGAGGgtttgtaaaataaaatttacaataaatttaaagtgaTGATTTGAAGAACATGTAAAAATCGTGTTAAGTATCTCCTTCTTGTAAATAACAGGTATATACAGTGTATATACAGTTTTCTAAAATAACGTAATTAACATGAAATACTGTATTAAAATTGCTTGAACTggtaatttatttattgctttTGCGAAAGCTAGGGCACTACCATACTTCTGCCATAATGTTGCAAGTTTCCCTTAGTGCTGGTAACtgctaacctgcgatcaggctctattttagtttcgcgtggtacgtaatgtggagttggcgaaacgaaaaatagagcctgaccaaattcctcttcgaaattccttccgcccactttttttgattgattgacatgtccttcatcggccaatcaaatttacttccattacaccaatggatagttttcacgtgacgtcatcattttctaaaat containing:
- the LOC138005061 gene encoding uncharacterized protein — translated: MSFNQSELTGALEMAEAIRQEVKGLCQRNAIVAHILEDDKAAEYKTDYKRLLTSETKERPTSRVSLQATKLGSRAVSRATSESSRGFDPILAGYHAQERMSRAPTPGELVIKRSFLPMDLNSTSSENSDRVNMKKWEDLSDDSEDEIDHNEEHTETENPGEDGTLLKAPKEKSESALRVPVTYPTKPDSSEDQAVALPFGDSEENKDQNDTELLKLADEISERTISSPNLSDTEKFDEGEAYVDPKTPEAP